Sequence from the Mycobacterium florentinum genome:
GGACCCATGACCGGTGACCAATCCCCATTGGTCTTGCTGCATCCGTTTCTCTTGTCAGGCGACGTGTGGCAGGACGTGTCAGCGCTGTTGTCGAGCCGGCACCAGGTGTTCACACCCAGCTTGCTCGGTCATCGCGGAGGGCCACAGGTTCGACGCCGTCCCGCCACGATATGGGATGTGATCGACGCGGCGCAGGCCTATCTCGACGAGAACGGACTGCAGCGTCCGCACCTGGCCGGAAATTCGCTGGGTGGATTCGTGGCCATCGAACTCGCCCGGCGCGGCCGGGCATCCACCGTCACGGCATTCTCGCCGGCAGGTTTCTGGTCGACGGGGCACGGGCCGGCGCACGCGCAGGCGGCAAGGAAAATCCGCAGGATCGACATAGGGGCTCGGCTCACCGCCCTCGCCGGGCCGGTTGGCCACCTGATGTTCAAGCCGGCAATCGTGCGTCGGCTTTCGCTGCGATTCTTCAACAGCGCCTGCCACGGCGATCGAGTGGCCGCAGACAAGCTCGTCGAGCTGAATCGGACGGTCGCCGCATGCTCAGTCAGCAAGGAGGTTCTCTCCACCGAAGCTGAGCAAGTCGCCCCGCTGGATCCACCGCCATGCCCGATTACCCTGGCGTGGTCGGAGAAGGATGCGATCTTCCCCGTCAGTACATTCGGCAAGGTCGCACGTGAGCGCCTGCCCGGTGCGACGTTCGAGATCCTGCCCGACGTCGGGCACGTTCCCATGTTCGACGATCCCGAATTGGTCGCGCGCACCATTCTCACCGCGACCGGTGGTTGAGCAGCAGGTCAGCCGTTGGGCGACTTAGCCAGCCGCATGCCGAGCTCGTCGGACGGCACCAAATGGCCCTCGGCGCACCGAATCTCGACGCTCGCCTCGGCGCCACAACCCAGATGGGTCAGCCGCAGCTTGTGGCGGCCCGG
This genomic interval carries:
- a CDS encoding alpha/beta fold hydrolase, giving the protein MTGDQSPLVLLHPFLLSGDVWQDVSALLSSRHQVFTPSLLGHRGGPQVRRRPATIWDVIDAAQAYLDENGLQRPHLAGNSLGGFVAIELARRGRASTVTAFSPAGFWSTGHGPAHAQAARKIRRIDIGARLTALAGPVGHLMFKPAIVRRLSLRFFNSACHGDRVAADKLVELNRTVAACSVSKEVLSTEAEQVAPLDPPPCPITLAWSEKDAIFPVSTFGKVARERLPGATFEILPDVGHVPMFDDPELVARTILTATGG